The Cervus elaphus chromosome 9, mCerEla1.1, whole genome shotgun sequence genomic interval GTTTAAACCTATTGTTTAACCAGGTTAGACAAACTTGCTAAGCAATATTTCAGAGATTCATTAACAAAATGCCGTGTGAGGATCTCGTTTAGATTCTGACTCAAACacatcaaagaaagaaaggaaaaaaaaaacagaaaaactgacaTCTGAAACTGATGCAacattgtaactcaactatacttcaattgaaaaaacaCGTGATGGGGGAATTTTTACAGACTGATATTTCCGATAAACATGTAAGTATGATCACAATATTGtggttaaggtttttttttttaagtgttgctcttttttaaaaaagataaaaaggagaGTACTTACAAATGAAATGGTGTGATATCAtctgatttttcttaaaaatacccagtgagtattcattcattcagacaaTAATGGATGCTAAATGAGTGAGTTTGATGAGTAACAGAATTGTTTGCAGTCTCAAAGGACCTCCCCCCAAGATACTTAACTTCAAAGGAGGAAATAGTTACTTTAAAGTGGAGAAACTTTGCCCCTATCTCCAAGTGATCAGTTAACATTGTTAGTGATGGAACTAATTGAGAAAGAtctatcaattctttggtatttctgccaaaaaaaatccataacctgaatctaatcatgagaaaacatcaaaCTTCTGCTGAAGGACGTGCTTCCAAGTGACTGatgtatatttttccaaaatgtcagggttacaaaagacaaagaaagcttCAGAAACTGTTTCGATTGAAGGTAACTAAGAAGTGAATACAACAAGCTGGGGTTTTCTTCTGCTATCAAAGTCGGCAATGGGACAATTGGTGAAATCTGATTAAAGTTTGTAGATTTGCTGATTTTGACCATTCTACTGGGTTTTGTAAGAGAATGCCTTGTCCTTaggaaaagtgaaatatttaggTAGATGTATGTAtgaatagatagatagacaggaGCCTGGACTAAAGTGTAAGTGATCCTTCTTAGCCAGGATCAGTTTTCTCTGAAATTCCTGTACATGAGTGAGAAAGCAGTTTCTCTTAGTTActaatggatttccctggtggctcagtggtaaagaatctgcctgccagtacaggagatgtgggttcgatccccgggctgggaaaatcccctggagcgggaaatagcaacccactccagtatccttgactggaaaatcccacgtacagagaagactggcaggctaacGTCCATGAGGTCGCGAAAGAGTGCagcatgacttagctactaagaCCGATATATATTACTCTGCCAGCTGATAAGCAGGTGAGGGACTAGATAAAGGAAGAAGGTGGTCAGAgcaggcttctctgaggaggtggcatttggAAGCATGTAGGTATTTGGGGGAAATTTATTGCCTCTGGCCTGGTCtatgcctcttcctcctcccaatCCCAACAACCTCCTCCCAACCTCCAAACTGAGGTTGTCTCTGAACTGCTGGAGGAAGGAGAATTCTGATGggggcgggtgtgtgtgtgtgtgtgtgtgtgtgtgtgtgtgtgtgtgtgtgtgtgtgtgtgtgtgtgtgtgtgtgtgtgtgtgtgtgtgtgtgtgtgtgtgtgtgtgcgcgcacgcgcgCACACGCGCGCATGCGCGGGTCTCCATCTCTAGCCACCATCCACTCCACTCCTCTCTTCCACTGGCTGCCCTAGCTCTGTGTAGGTGTTGCTGGGCAGAGCTTCGGTTTGAGGGCCGGGTTCCCCATCAAAGCTCCAGATCTATTTTCAAAGGATCCGCTGGGCCCTGTGCCTGTGGACAAAGAAGGGAGTGTCATCCTGGAGCCCAGTTACGGAGCTACTTTTCAGCTGCATCCCAGCTGGGCATCTCCTGGAtctgggggggtggggcagggggagctgGTGGGGCCTGGCTGCCCACACTCCCCACTCCTTCCATGGCAAAGAGGGGATTGAGGATCTTTTCTCTGGTCCACTGGTGGAACTGGTATGATCTGGAGTCAGCCCgcctgagttcaaatccagaCAGGAACATTtatgattactgaaaaaaaaaaaatccagccagGCACTGTCCCAACCAGCTGTGTGAACCCTAAGCCGCTCATTTAAATTCTCTGAATCCTCATCTCCATAAAAGGAGTTTATCAGTAACTCCTGCCTCCCGAGGATtctgtcttcttgcctggaaattgcttgctggggacttccctggtggtccagtggctaagactccatgctcccaatgcagggggcccagggttctatccctggtcggggaactagatctcacctgctgcaacaaagagttcacatgctgcaactaaaaatcttgcatgccacaacaaagatagatcttgcatgccacaactaataccCGGCATAACCAAACAAATaattaaggggggaaaaaagaaagtgcaTGATGAGGTTGGCCATTCACTTACGGAACACTGGGCTTTAGAGGGGTAtctgaatctgtgtctcccaaAACCATCTCTCCAGCTGCCTGGGAGGAATGTACACTTGGGATGAAGAAAGGGGTTCCCCACCACCTGCCAGACTTTCTCTCTGAAGGATGGGCAGAGGTCCTGGGACTAATCAATCACTGGGAGGGGCCAGACAACTgcccgggggtggggaggacgtCAGCATTTACCCAGTTTTCTCAGAAGCCGCTGAGATCCTGGCTCTGACAGGGCGAGGGGTGGGGGAAAGAATGAACCAGAAGGCTGGAAAAGGATGAGTGGTCTGGATAGCAgccaccctccctgcccccacccacccccagggtGCTAATGGGGCAACCGCCGCCTTAAACCTCAAAAGACAACCACCACCAGAAAGAGACACTGAACCGTTTATTGGCCTGGGCCTGAGTCTCAGGCAGGAGGGGCATCTGGGGAGCTGTGTAAGGGGAGACGAGCCCCCAACTGGCTCCTTGCCCCCCCAGagatcccctcccccagcctttgCAGTCACAAGAAATCACTTTCAGGCATGAGggttccttccccccaccccctaggTGAACTGCACCCCAGCTCTCCAGCGGGGAGATAAGCCAGCAATGACAAAGGGGTCGGTGCAGGACCAGACCTCTCTTTGGCAGCTTCAATACAGACGAGAGGAGACAAAATAGCATGCATCCTGGGAGACATGGCGAGAGGAGGGGACCACATatattacacatacacacacacacacgcacagacactgACAGACGCGCATAAATATATGTTTGTACCGCaatatcccttccctccatccacAGATTTAGCAAAGTCCTTCTGGAGTGGGTTAAGAGAGGGCATCCCACCATTGTCCTTGATACCCCCACCCCCGTGCTCCATCTGGTGTAGCTGGGAAGGAGGCACAGGGGGCTCAAGGCTGTCCTGTCCTAGATTGGGTACCTTGGTGGGTCTGGAAGTGAGTGGCGCTTGAGGGAGGGTGGTTATTTTATGGGGGGTTGGAGGTGTGGTGTCAACAGCTCCCCTAGCACTTTCTCCTATTCCACCCTGCCCCAATGGGAGAGCCCTCCTCAGGCCCCcagaccagttttcccagccctGGGTGACTCCTCTGAGCCCCCAGTAGTGCAATCTGGCCAATGAGGTCTGAGAATGGGGGTtagtcccccccgcccccacgtgGTTTCCTGGCATCTCCTgtagaataagaaaagaaagggaagaagttgCCAGAGTGGCAGCTGGTGACATTTGGGGAAGCTGTGGATTTGAGGCCAGGAACTGTTTGCCCCAGGGCCGCCCAGAAAGATCAGAGAGGAGGTCTCCAGCCCCTCGGGATGCAGTGGTTCCAGGGGAGTAGGCTCTGAGGTGGCCAGAAGAAGGTGGCAAGGGGGGATGGTAAATTCAGAGAGGGGAGTCAGAAACAGGGCGGAGGGTCAGGCGAAATGTTGACATTCTTCATCTGGGGTTGGAAATGGCTCCTATGCTGTGTTCCACTCGAGCACCTGCCTGCTGTCACTCAGGTCCTTTCCaggttcccccaccccacccccgtcccCGGTCCTCCCCACGATCCAGTTTCAAAGAGGTCACCATGCTGAGCCCCAGGACCCTGCTTGCTGCTGTGCCATCTGACTGGTCAAAGCCTCAGTTGACCGTCCCAAGCATGAAAAATCTTCAGCATCACCCAGGTCTGTGGAATGGGGGCATCTTACTTGGCAATCCCTGCCCCCTCACAGCCCCATTTCTGTCCCAGGTCCCCGGAGCTTCTCCACGGAACTCTGCCATGGTGGCCTGGCTGTCAGCCCACTTGCCCCTCACACCATTGTGTTGCCCTCCAGAAATGTGGGTGACGTGGGCATctgcatgcccttctccagggaactggAGCTGCGAAGGGGCAGGAGGTGGTGGCCCGGGGTTCCGTCCCGCCGCCCCTGCACCCCTGCCGCCTGCCGCCAGCACTGCAGTGGCCGTAACACCTCCCGCCGCAGGTCCCGGCTGCGCCACGTGTAGATGACCGGGTTGAGCAGCGAGTTGAGGGTGGCGAAGGCAAAAAAGTAGTGGGCCTGGTAGAGCATGGGGCAGGTCCGGACCGGACAGGCATAGTCCAAGAGGAGGATGCTAAAGGCGGGCAACCAGCAGAAGATAAAGACACCCAGCACGATGGTGACCGTCTTGAGCAGGGCGAGTGTCTGTGGGGCGGCCACATCAGCCTGGCTGGAGCGGACCACACAGTAGATGCGGATGTACAGAGCTACGATGGCCGACAGGATGACCGAGAAGATGGTCACCACGCAGAGCACGTAGGGCTTGGCGTAGAGCGGCAGAACGGTGGAGCAGGCCTCCAGATGGCCCAGGCAGTTCCAGCCGAGGATGGGCAGGCCGCCGAGGACCAGCGAGATGAGCCATGAGGCCGCGATGAGCAGCAGCATGCGGCAGCTCTTGTCACTGCCATAGAGCTTGACCTTGGCGATGGCCACGTGCCGCTCAATGGCGATGGCCAGGAGGCTGAAGACAGAGGCGGAGAGGGTGATGAAGGCAGAGCCCTCGCGGGCGAACCACTGCACAGGCGTCAGCCCTAGTGTGACAGAACCAGAGAGCAAGGTATTGGCTATGAAGGCCACGCCCGCCAGCAGGTCTGATGCCGCTAGGTTGCCCAGGAACAGGTACATGGCCGAGTGGAACTTGCTGTTGCGGGCAACTGCGATGAGCACCAGGAGGTTCTCTACTATGATGGCACAACACAGGAGGATGATGAGGGCCGAGGCCACCTGACGGGAGGGCGTATCCTTCGTGTCAGGACTCTCCTTGGTGTAATTATAGTGTTCCCTGACCTTGCTGGAGCTTAGGTACTCTGAGTACACGCTGCCCATGGTGGGGCTCAGTAGCCAGCTGGGGCCATGGGGCTGTTGATGCTGCAGAGAgaaaacacagacagacagacaggtcaGTGCTGTGGCTGCAGCCTGGGCTGACTCTGGACTGGGCTGTGGTTCACGTTCCAGTTCTGTCACATGAAGTCAGAATTATCATCATCTCTGCTTTACAAatgggggggcttcccaggtggcactagtggtaaagaatcagcctgacaatgcaagagaggcaagagacgcaggttcgatccctgggtggggaagatcccctggaggagggcatagcaacccattccagtattcttgtctagagaatcccatgaacagaggagcctggcgggcttcaatccacaggttcacaaagaatcagacacgactgagcaattgagcaaaTGAGCACTGCTTTACCAATGGGAAACCCAGAGAGGTCAATTCACTTTCCCAAAGCCTCAAAACTACTTAGTGGCAGAGCCTCAGAGACCCACTCCAAAGCGACTAAAACCTCTAGGCTACAGCGTCTTGCAAAGGAACAGAAGCTCCCCTAACGGGCATGAGAGACGTGAAGTGGACTTCTGGAAGCCTTACCCACCCACCCAGACAGGGAGTCTTAGTCAGAACCTGGAGGCTTGTCTCCTTTCTCAAATACACTGGAGCCTCGGGCCCCGTGCCGCCTGCCAACCTGGGTCAGCGAGATGCTGGTTGCTGATAGCACCATCCCCTGCTCATTACCACCCACTGCTCTGGATTTCAGGCTGGGTTTAAGCCTAGAGGCCCTGGGTGTTCCCGAGATAAGGTTTTGGGGAGACACCTGGGCGGCCCCAAGGTTTGAGCATCACAGAGGTCACATCATCTTCAAGGACATAGACCTTGCAGGCAATCCAGGGTTCAGCCCCACTCCCACATCTGACATGGTGTGGAACGCTGGGCCAAGTCACTTGATGCTTGGTCTCTAGGTCTCAGTGGCCTCATCTGTGCAATGGGGAGAAGAAAGCCCATTTCAGAGGGGTGATGGGAAAATCCTGTTGAATGATACTTGCAGCACATTTAGCACATAGCAGGCacacaataaatattagctaatatTATTAGCTCCCCTCTTCCTGCCATGCCACAGGGAGGGACTAGGTGCCTTCTTCCCAGTCTTTTGGGAGGGGATGCCGAGGGAGCCAGCTGGGCAAGAGTCCACAACAGCCTGTTCTCATCAGCACCATCTAGCCCTGCCCTGGGACACAGGGTCTTAGCCGGGTGGGCAGGGCCCCGTGgcaccctcctccccagccagGATGAAATCCAGATGTGAGAGCCTTGGAACACACAGGGTGGAGTCCTTGCTCTCCAGTCACATCCGGTGTGGGGAAGGCTGGGAGGGGATGATGGGATGGGGGAGCCACAGGAGACCCGTCTGGGAGGTCCTGGCTGGGAGGATGGGGCAGCTGGGCCAAAGTCATGTGAGTGGTGAGGGGGCGTTCAGCCCCGCGGGGAAGAGGAGGGGACGGTATTCCCTTCCATGAAAGCCTGAGTCACCCCTCTGCCAAGGAAAACTGAGccgtggggggagggggcgggaaggAGCGCGTAGGCAGAGAGGGTGAGAGGCCAATACCATGGCCTCCCCCCAGCTTGGGAATTGGGGCGGGGGCCGGGAGGTGGTCTCAGAGGAACTGGTGTAGGGTGTGCCTTTCACGGGGGCCACAAGGGGGGCCAGGAGGAAGCTCCAGACCAGCAGTTAGTTAATGGAGTGGGAGGGCGCGGGAACAGCCCTCCCCAAGTCCCTGGAAACATGCCTTGCAAGGACCACACGTGCATGCCAGGAGCACCGGTTCCAGAAAAGGCTGGTTAGGCCGGTTCTCTGTGAGCCTGGGAATGATGAGGGGCTTCCGGGGTCGTCCAGCCATCTCAGTCTCGGACACCCCCTCGGAGGGGCGCCCTGGCCCCGGGCCTGACAGAGGCAGCTGCTCCCCCTGGGCAAAAGGACATCCGTCCTAGTTTGGGAACAGAGAAAGGCTTGTGCGCATCCCCAGGGACTGTCGCTCCGCCCAGATCGCCACACAGAGGCCCCTTGTTCCCCTG includes:
- the S1PR2 gene encoding sphingosine 1-phosphate receptor 2, producing MGSVYSEYLSSSKVREHYNYTKESPDTKDTPSRQVASALIILLCCAIIVENLLVLIAVARNSKFHSAMYLFLGNLAASDLLAGVAFIANTLLSGSVTLGLTPVQWFAREGSAFITLSASVFSLLAIAIERHVAIAKVKLYGSDKSCRMLLLIAASWLISLVLGGLPILGWNCLGHLEACSTVLPLYAKPYVLCVVTIFSVILSAIVALYIRIYCVVRSSQADVAAPQTLALLKTVTIVLGVFIFCWLPAFSILLLDYACPVRTCPMLYQAHYFFAFATLNSLLNPVIYTWRSRDLRREVLRPLQCWRQAAGVQGRRDGTPGHHLLPLRSSSSLEKGMQMPTSPTFLEGNTMV